A DNA window from Myxococcus xanthus contains the following coding sequences:
- a CDS encoding aminopeptidase P family protein — translation MATTRSSAAAQPALGEQQPIVTSEEQAPAAAPAKPATHDTVPPPALLDFMMKSWKPRSKKLPPKIKQAEAFKARRRALSKLFPGETLIIPTGHEKVRANDTNFRFRPGSDFYYLTGNLEPDCVLVLQPKEKGGHTDVLFVEPNPGRTDATFFTDRVKGELWEGPRLGVKESQARYGVDQARSLNELPAFLSGLSGAESRPTRLLRGLSPKVDGAVPAPGEKDKGLAQALSEMRLLKDAQELRELQTSIDSTHRGFEDVIRGLKTAKTERYVEGIFNLRARVEGNDVGYRTIAASGAHACILHWHHNDGPLVPGDLLLLDAGVEGQTLYTADITRTLPISGKFSKEQREIYELVLEAQDAAFAEVKPGNDFMEPNRAAMRVLAEGLEALGILEDAEEALKDEHQFYKRYSLHNVSHMLGLDVHDCAQARQETYKYGKLQAGMVLTVEPGLYFQMDDLTVPKRYRGIGVRIEDDVVVTARGCKVLSADIPRKAKDVEAWMKSLWAADKAARKGKKK, via the coding sequence ATGGCCACGACCCGTTCTTCCGCCGCCGCTCAGCCCGCCCTGGGCGAGCAACAGCCGATTGTCACCTCCGAGGAGCAGGCCCCCGCGGCAGCGCCCGCGAAGCCCGCCACGCACGACACGGTGCCACCGCCGGCCCTGCTCGACTTCATGATGAAGTCGTGGAAGCCGCGCTCGAAGAAGCTGCCCCCGAAAATCAAGCAGGCGGAGGCCTTCAAAGCCCGCCGCCGGGCGCTCTCCAAGCTGTTCCCCGGCGAGACGCTCATCATTCCCACCGGCCACGAGAAGGTGCGCGCCAACGACACCAACTTCCGTTTCCGGCCGGGCAGCGACTTCTACTACCTCACCGGCAACCTGGAGCCGGACTGCGTCCTCGTCCTCCAGCCCAAGGAGAAGGGTGGCCACACCGACGTGCTCTTCGTGGAGCCGAACCCGGGCCGCACCGACGCCACGTTCTTCACCGACCGCGTGAAGGGGGAGCTGTGGGAAGGCCCCCGCCTGGGCGTGAAGGAGAGTCAGGCCCGCTACGGCGTGGACCAGGCCCGGAGCCTCAACGAGCTGCCGGCCTTCCTCTCCGGCCTCAGCGGCGCGGAGAGCCGTCCCACGCGCTTGCTGCGCGGCCTGTCGCCCAAGGTGGACGGCGCCGTCCCGGCGCCGGGTGAGAAGGACAAGGGGCTGGCCCAAGCGCTGTCGGAGATGCGGCTGCTCAAGGACGCGCAGGAGCTGCGTGAACTCCAGACGTCCATCGACTCCACGCACCGCGGCTTCGAGGACGTCATCCGTGGCCTGAAGACGGCGAAGACGGAGCGCTACGTGGAGGGCATCTTCAACCTCCGCGCCCGCGTGGAAGGCAACGACGTGGGCTACCGCACCATCGCCGCCTCCGGCGCCCATGCGTGCATCCTGCACTGGCACCACAATGACGGGCCGCTCGTTCCCGGCGACCTGCTGCTGCTGGACGCGGGCGTGGAGGGCCAGACGCTCTACACCGCGGACATCACCCGCACCCTGCCCATCTCCGGGAAGTTCTCCAAGGAGCAGCGCGAAATCTACGAGCTGGTGCTGGAGGCGCAGGACGCGGCCTTCGCCGAGGTGAAGCCGGGCAACGACTTCATGGAGCCCAACCGCGCGGCCATGCGCGTGCTCGCGGAGGGCCTGGAGGCCCTGGGCATCCTCGAGGACGCCGAGGAGGCGCTCAAGGACGAGCACCAGTTCTACAAGCGCTACTCGCTCCACAACGTCAGCCACATGCTGGGCCTGGACGTGCACGACTGCGCCCAGGCGCGGCAGGAGACCTACAAGTACGGGAAGCTCCAGGCCGGCATGGTGCTGACGGTGGAGCCTGGCCTCTACTTCCAGATGGACGACCTCACCGTGCCCAAGCGCTACCGGGGCATCGGCGTGCGCATCGAGGACGACGTCGTCGTCACCGCGCGCGGCTGCAAGGTCCTCTCCGCCGACATCCCCCGCAAGGCGAAGGATGTGGAGGCGTGGATGAAGTCCCTCTGGGCGGCGGACAAGGCCGCCCGGAAGGGCAAGAAGAAGTAG